The Apium graveolens cultivar Ventura chromosome 6, ASM990537v1, whole genome shotgun sequence genome contains a region encoding:
- the LOC141664521 gene encoding uncharacterized protein LOC141664521, translating to MRSPRRVKDVQSLTGRVAALNHFVSKSSDKCQKFFKAIKRAGRNFKWTEECEEAFQNIKKHLSSPPILSNPKAGETLTLYLAVSDFTISAVLVQEEEDVQLPVYYVGKRLADAETRYTSLEKLAYALILASRKLRPYFQAHKIEVRTSYPLRQVMHKPESSGRMLKWTVELGQFEVDYKPRTAIKGQALADFVLEFPPHQEVEPGALVVIPSTEEVGLERQNSAPWWSLYVDGASNGDGAGAGIELISPEAHKIRRATHLAFHATNNDDEYEALINGLKLALEMKVENLNVFSDSMIMVYQINGGYQAKGPRTELYLKCAQRIIARFNEVRLELIPRGQNEGADELAKLGSRRESTLLGTVPLDIQRQPSVPEHEVGSLSNELGPTWMTSILEYIREGSLPDEKNEARRIKYKAARYVIYDGILYRRGFSVPLPKYIYGEECNYILRELEEKKGAWPEELAQVLWSYNTIPRTTTGETPFSLVYGCEAMVPVEVGAGSFRRDNYDSEANEVNHRLYLDMIEETREEAQIRIAAYQQRTARHYNIRPTGDNGETILLVGELHWWTTDTEIESVSSKYGTLEEIKFFDEKVNGKSRGYCQVEFYDSIVAALCKEGMNEYFFNGRACTVEFASSEALWKMAVPYIKRNSKSNLNLNMRQRRGL from the exons ATGAGATCCCCTCGACGAGTGAAGGATGTTCAAAGCTTAACGGGACGAGTGGCTGCCTTGAATCACTTCGTCTCAAAATCCTCCGATAAATGCCAAAAGTTCTTCAAAGCAATTAAAAGAGCGGGGAGGAATTTTAAGTGGACCGAAGAATGTGAAGAAGCCTTTCAGAATATAAAGAAGCATCTCAGCAGCCCTCCAATATTGTCCAACCCAAAGGCAGGAGAAACTTTGACCCTATACTTGGCTGTCTCCGACTTTACAATAAGTGCGGTATTAGTCCAAGAGGAGGAGGATGTCCAGCTCCCGGTATATTATGTGGGCAAAAGGCTAGCCGATGCCGAGACTCGATACACAAGCCTCGAAAAGCTAGCATATGCTCTGATCCTGGCCTCCCGAAAACTCAGGCCCTATTTTCAGGCACATAAGATAGAAGTGCGAACCTCCTACCCCCTCAGACAAGTGATGCATAAACCAGAGTCTTCTGGTCGAATGTTGAAGTGGACGGTTGAGCTCGGCCAATtcgaggtggattataagccaagGACTGCGATCAAAGGCCAAGCCCTGGCCGATTTTGTGCTAGAATTTCCCCCACATCAAGAAGTGGAGCCGGGAGCCCTTGTTGTTATACCTAGCACAGAAGAAGTTGGACTGGAGAGACAAAATAGTGCCCCATGGTGGAGCCTATATGTGGATGGTGCCTCTAACGGTGATGGAGCAGGAGCTGGAATCGAGCTAATCAGCCCAGAGGCGCACAAGATCAGACGTGCGACCCATCTGGCCTTTCATGCAACCAACAATGATGATGAGTATGAGGCCCTGATCAACGGTCTCAAGCTAGCTTTGGAAATGAAGGTCGAGAATTTGAATGTGTTTAGTGACTCCATGATTATGGTCTATCAGATAAACGGGGGGTATCAAGCTAAGGGGCCGAGAACAGAGCTTTACCTGAAGTGCGCACAGAGGATAATCGCAAGATTCAACGAGGTGAGGCTGGAACTAATCCCGCGTGGGCAGAATGAAGGCGCAGACGAGCTAGCTAAGCTCGGCTCACGCCGCGAGAGCACTTTGCTAGGGACCGTGCCCCTTGATATACAGAGGCAACCTAGTGTGCCCGAGCACGAGGTGGGCAGCCTCAGTAATGAGCTCGGCCCCACGTGGATGACATCTATTCTAGAATACATAAGAGAAGGTTCACTTCCGGACGAAAAGAACGAGGCAAGGAGGATAAAATACAAAGCAGCCCGCTATGTGATATACGACGGGATTCTATACAGAAGAGGGTTCAGTGTTCCTCTTCCCAAATACATATATGGGGAGGAATGCAACTACATCCTAAGGGAA cttgaagagaagaaaggagcATGGCCAGAAGAGCTCGCCCAGGTCCTATGGTCTTACAACACTATACCCCGAACCACAACTGGAGAGACCCCTTTCTCTCTGGTGTATGGGTGTGAAGCTATGGTGCCCGTTGAAGTGGGAGCAGGATCTTTTCGAAGGGACAACTATGACTCAGAGGCAAACGAGGTCAATCATCGGCTCTATTTGGATATGATCGAAGAAACTCGAGAAGAGGCTCAGATCAGGATAGCGGCATATCAGCAGAGGACAGCTAGGCATTACAACA TTAGGCCAACTGGAGATAATGGTGAGACTATTCTCCTTGTTGGAGAGTTACATTGGTGGACTACTGATACAGAAATCGAAAGTGTCTCATCTAAATATGGGACGCTTGAAGAGATTAAGTTCTTCGATGAGAAAGTTAATGGTAAGTCCAGAGGATATTGTCAGGTTGAGTTTTATGACTCAATTGTTGCAGCCTTGTGTAAAGAAGGAATGAACGAATACTTTTTTAATGGAAGAGCTTGCACGGTAGAATTTGCTTCTTCGGAGGCTTTATGGAAGATGGCCGTTCCTTATATAAAAAGAAATTCCAAGTCCAACCTCAATCtcaatatgagacagagaagagGCCTATGA
- the LOC141664520 gene encoding secreted RxLR effector protein 161-like, with translation MSDCKAVTYPMDFNLQIDADSNGELINSTHYKSLVGGLRYLVYTRPDIAYAVGIVSCYMEKPTVMHLNAIKRICRYVKGTLHYGLVYIKGRGNYILSGFSDSDLAGCVEDRKSTSGMAFYLDESLISLVSQKQHCVALSSCEAEFMAATVTACQGIWSQRVLVQISDIKPGHVVIYIDNRSVIDLAKNPVFHRRSKHIDVRYHFIRKCVEQGLIVIKHINTSEQRADILTKALSAAKF, from the coding sequence ATGAGTGACTGCAAGGCTGTGACGTATCCCATGGACTTCAACCTGCAGATCGATGCTGATTCAAATGGTGAACTGATAAATTCAACTCATTACAAGAGCTTGGTTGGAGGGTTACGTTACTTGGTTTACACTCGTCCTGACATAGCATATGCTGTAGGAATAGTCAGTTGCTATATGGAAAAACCCACTGTAATGCATCTGAATGCCATAAAGAGAATATGTCGGTATGTCAAAGGTACTCTGCACTACGGTTTGGTATACATAAAGGGACGTGGAAACTATATTCTGTCAGGATTCTCTGATAGTGACTTGGCTGGGTGTGTAGAGGATAGAAAGAGCACGAGTGGGATGGCATTTTATCTTGATGAAAGCTTAATTTCTTTGGTGTCACAGAAGCAACATTGTGTGGCTCTTTCATCGTGTGAAGCTGAATTTATGGCAGCCACAGTCACTGCGTGTCAGGGCATATGGTCGCAGCGAGTTCTTGTTCAGATCTCAGATATCAAACCAGGTCATGTTGTTATATATATCGACAATAGGTCTGTGATTGATCTAGCAAAGAATCCAGTTTTCCACAGACGTAGTAAGCATATTGACGTGCGATACCATTTTATTCGAAAATGTGTTGAGCAAGGTCTGATCGTAATCAAGCATATCAATACAAGTGAGCAGCGTGCTGATATACTAACTAAGGCTTTGTCTGCGGCTAAATTTTAG